Proteins from a single region of Bombus pascuorum chromosome 5, iyBomPasc1.1, whole genome shotgun sequence:
- the LOC132907011 gene encoding dynein axonemal heavy chain 3 isoform X3, with protein MMFQITEAEIPKSLEEKIDDILKESNKKPEELIKGKIHSKPIYFKNYCMNDNDLNYYDNTYFEAAKECISDRLRKLEDFDELIMELQLEIIDTYKQFLIKPLRQEHPILIIRAPVPWHQSKLMAGHFMHYNLFIGNEILRNIQSLYFTKYYDVTIVKLEDLGTIPISANEIQPKMNLLCNKAIDQLVKYWLADVAEFFLEKKYAWSRFIEKHYDASVSLIEKYFRSVNTLLSLQLRMMVMKTLNNIRDFFMEYSKGNYFEGDFEDLMFYKTPFITITVEPELGTIKLNCKPSILEVRAIISECFDKVIEVGTMIPKIETILFPELKKQEFLFSVSRYEESVLSIITDVLNVVSAHTMGPQIYLKCYEDFLYIIDGQAKRNLDNFFKIEPMPYLHEFEQKIKSYDQLREEISVFRNKIPLNLVEIDCTILNNTLRQILYDLRTIICNFFANELRSNNRDLCSNFDTIAENISKMPEKTQDVVELYNYLCESRDSTMFNLRRKLLRSVELILFLFNYQAPTDDDIHLNTRTITWPKEMETVMDLANTRLNMRKEYLEEVLRIRRDNFEQKIYNMKLAIDQFKKKDPPVLTMEEMEDAVLEIEHLSKGMEEIRIEVEEINEEEGLLDMELSPYLLVPTMSTVVNALDTLWHTVLDFHKNYDRWFNGPFFDLDAEEIKDETDNIWRTLYRLARILTDIPGARKITEMIRGKVEKFKQYIPLLQIICTPGLQDRHWKQISKVVNVDIVPTPTSCLFDMVELGLLVHISRLEEISSAAIKEHALQQNLRRMKEEWADVKFQFILYRETGVHILSAVDDIHQLLDDHILKAQTMRSSPFIKAFEEEMQAWENKLLQMQDIIDQWLMCQATWMYLEPIFSSEDIMRQMPTEAKHFRRMDKIWRKIMAYAVEHNRVLDATGMLNILQELTLCNSLLEEIQKGLNEYLEKKRLFFPRFFFLSNDELLEILSETKDPQRVQPHLKKCFEGISKLRFTKDEEIIGMLSDEEEYVPLSGKIYPADAKGMVEKWLCQVEELMRASLRDIAEESIIAYFNTVREEWIFSWPGQIVICCSQIHWTSEVCESFEDHSTINYLQTCNHQIEKTVTLVRGRLEPGARITINALIVIDVHARDVVRLLIDKQVTNIMDFDWISQLRYYWLDNSILVTIITTSVAYAFEYLGNTSRLVITPLTDRCYRTLMSALKLNLGGSPEGPAGTGKTETAKDLAKAVAKQCVVFNCSDGLDFQAMGKFFKGLAQSGAWACFDEFNRIDLEVLSVIAQQILTIQMAISLQLEKFMFEGTEIKLNPTYYVIITMNPGYAGRQELPDNLKVLFRTVAMMVPDYAMIGEITLYSFGFIDAKNLAEKIVHTYKLCSEQLSSQNHYDYGMRAVKTVLTAAGNLKLKYPMQNESVLILQAIIDVNLPKFLAQDIPLFNGIYTDLFPDTSLPEPHRDELIELIRIVLKKRNLQDTPWYMEKIIQIYEMLLVRHGLMIVGRTLSGKTQAYQVLAEALGELAGKRRATMREFSTIYKIINPKAITLDQLYGSFDPVSHEWSDGVLANIFREFAQAISPERKWIVFDGPVDAIWIESMNTVLDDNKKLCLMSGEIIQMSHKMNMMFEPADLEHASPATVSRCGMIYMEPSQLGWNALFDSYKTYLKNKLLIEQYELIIELIEWLTEPILYFVQHYCKTFVEASDLHMFLSFTKLFTAMLDGETQVSTVWLQCVLLFSMIWGMCSTLMSDSRKAFDVYLRKLSLGNVEEYPKPKAFKLTKQQLFPDKGTVYDWIYDKRNNGCWIPWMDTTLQASLLPDVKSNGLIIPTTEVVIQYFFIRNLLHRAIPILFVGPTGTGKSVIVLDYLQFLPRQKYIENIINFSARTTAAQTQEIVMSKLDRRRKGVYGPQMGKKCVLFVDDLSMPQVEQYGAQPPIELIRQWVDHGHWFDLKDTTMLYLVDMFLICAMLPPGGGSNMVTPRLTRHMHIIGIDFFEEMTMTKIFSSILDSHFAKGFVSEISRLGKMIVNATMDIFLNAIKTFLPTPAKSHYTFNLRDFSRVIKGILLVPASRMKDPDKLIRLWVHEVYRVFHDRLVDDNDRETLFEMVQYTCYDQLRQPLGKVLNRLLQEGETITSSHMRDLFFGNYIEPDAEPKIYDEVIDLEDLQQKMDYYLTEYNMLSKTPMSLVLFRYAIEHVSRISRILQQESGNALLIGIGGSGRSSCAKLATNMCEYIMYQIEITTTYEFSEWREDLKRLLLRVGCDGKSTTFIFGDHQIKDESFVEDINMVLNTADVPNLYDTEEKAEILDKMTNIMHSIGGRKVEITPMILYNLFLERIIKNLHWILTMSPIGDKFRNRLRMFPSLINCCTIDWYTVWPEDALEKVARVSLQNVNISMDLREKCVYMSKKFHISIALASEDYYKTQGRRYYITPTSFLELIKSFCRLYDQKIKEITEQQMRYEMGLERLDFAAEQIAVMKQELQALQPKLLAQSELSNKLMVRIEQDTINIEARKEIVGAEEALANEAAAAAQAIKDDCESDLAEATPALEAALTALDTLKPADISIVRSMKSPPAGVRLVMEAICVLKGIKPEKVQDPATGRVVEDYWPASIRILGDMRFLESLKNFDKDNIPPAYMKIIREKFINDRSFQPEAIKKVSTACEGLCKWVRAIEVYDRVIKVVAPKQAMLAEAEAALAKQMEALNAKRALLQEVTQKLQSLNDEFAECMREKKKLEDQIDYCKKKLDRAEKLLSGLSGEKNRWQETATILGASLNNVIGDVLLSSGVVAYFGAFTIEYRNKLIAEWHKSCVETAIPCGRKFNLIDILGKQVEIRAWIIFGLPADNFSVENGIIVKNADRWPLMIDPQNQANKWIKNMEKENNLSVIKLSDPNYVKIVDTCIQLGTPVLLENILEEIDAILEPVLLKNIYKERGIFYIKFGENIIEYNSDFRFYITTRLRNPHYLPEVVVKVTLLNFMITPQGLQDQLLGIVVAKELPVLEERKNQLIIEGAKNKKILEEIEDKILEVLSASEGNILEDETAITILSTSKTLAEDIEAKQEVAAKTAIEIDNARNEYKPVSRHGSVLFFCISELANIDPMYQYSLPWFIHLYEMSIANSERSEDLNNRIKNLNTYFTASIYRNVCRSLFEKDKLIFSFVLCGGLLRADKKIDEELWTFLLAGDVALDNPYPNPGSPWLTDKSWNEIVRATNLPELGKLQQSFETQTLYWKAYYDSSNPQEESFPYPFQNEGENLKKLIILKCIRPDKIVAAVRMFVIFNMGQSFVEPPPFDLQACYSDSSNVTPLIFILSPGSDPMAGLIRFSEDYGIPKENLMSISLGQGQGPIAVNMIDRGIRRGEWVVLQNCHLAVSWMKELDRICDEIIIPENTHPKFRLWLTSYPSKDFPISILQNGVKMTNEPPKGLKNNLLRSYLNDPISDTKFFNSCNKISEWRSLLFALCFFHAVVQERRNFGPLGWNIPYEFNESDLRISMLQLQLFLNDYEQVPFDALLYLTGECNYGGRVTDDKDRRLLDSLLKQYYNEDVITDPQYCFTPSCIYRLPENTDYHGCLEYIRNLPIIQHPEVFGLHENADITKDNQESLQLLKGTLLTQPHITSVGVERDIDDVVYGLCDDILSKLTLRFDILEISKKYPVLYMNSMNTVLRQELIKFNNLVDTIKTTLVDVQKAIKGLVLMSSELEEVFLSMSIGTVPVTWSKRSYPSLKSLASYINDLLDRLAFFQDWIDHDAPTVFWISGFFFTQSFLTGVLQNYARKNKIPIDKLDFKFEVTQFETDVRTSPPYGVYIRGLYLEGARWNRQLQEIDESEPKIMFDLLPVMWLKPGIKAEFIIEYVYHCPVYKTSERRGVLATTGHSSNFVLYILLPTHVDESHWIKRGVACLCQLDD; from the exons ATATTATGACGTTACGATCGTTAAGCTTGAAGATCTAGGAACTATCCCCATTTCAGCAAATGAAATACAGcctaaaatgaatttattatgtaataaagctATAGATCAACTTGTTAAGTACTGGCTGGCTGACGTTGCTGAATTTTTCTTAGAGAAGAAATACGCTTGGTCTCGTTTTATTGAGAAACATTATGATGCATCTGTATCActgattgaaaaatattttagaagtgTAAATACTCTTTTATCTTTACAATTGCGAATGATGGTGATGAAAACGCTAAATAATATTAGAGATTTTTTTATGGAATATAGTAAGGGAAATTATTTTGAGGGTGATTTTGAGGATCTAATGTTTTACAA AACTCCCTTTATAACAATAACAGTGGAGCCAGAACTTGgtacaattaaattaaattgtaaaccGAGTATTTTAGAAGTACGTGCAATTATTTCAGAATGTTTTGATAAAGTTATTGAAGTTGGGACAATGATtccaaaaattgaaacgatctTATTTCCTGAATTGAAGAAACAGGAGTTCTTATTCTCCGTATCACGATATGAAGAATCG gTTTTAAGTATAATCACTGATGTACTAAATGTTGTGAGTGCTCATACGATGGGTCcacaaatttatttgaaatgttacgaagattttttgtacataatCGATGGCCAAGCTAAACGAAATTTAGACAACTTTTTTAAGATTGAACCCATGCCATATCTACATGAAtttgaacaaaaaataaaaagttatgaCCAACTTAGAGAAGAAATTTCAGTGTTTCGTAACAAG attcCTCTGAACTTGGTAGAAATCGACTGcactattttaaataacacTTTAAGGCAAATCCTTTATGATCTTCGCacaattatttgtaatttctttgcAAATGAGTTACGATCCAATAATCGAGATTTGTGCTCTAATTTTGATACAAtagcagaaaatatttcaaaaatgcCTGAGAAGACGCAAGATGTTGTTGAATTGTACAATTACTTGTGCGAGAGTCGAGATTCGACCATGTttaatttaagaagaaaattattgcgTTCTGTAGAATTGATTCtattcctttttaattatcaagcACCCACGGATGATGACATTCACTTAAATACTCGCACCATCACATGGCCGAAAGAAATGGAAACCGTAATGGATCTAGCAAACACAAGATTAAATATGAGAAAAGAATATCTTGAGGAAGTATTGCGTATAAGAAGGGataattttgaacaaaaaatatataacatgaAATTGGCAATCGATCAATTTAAGAAGAAGGATCCACCTGTACTAACTATGGAGGAGATGGAAGATGCGGTATTGGAAATTGAACATCTTTCTAAAGGGATGGAAGAGATTAGGATAGAAGTTGAAGAGATCAATGAAGAAGAAGGACTTTTAGACATGGAATTGAGTCCATACTTATTAGTTCCCACGATGTCAACGGTTGTCAATGCACTCGATACTCTATGGCATACGGTATTAGATTTTCATAAGAATTATGATAGATGGTTTAATGGTCCATTTTTTGATCTCGATGccgaagaaattaaagatgaGACTGATAATATCTGGCGCACATTATATAGGCTGGCTCGTATTCTTACCGACATTCCGGGTGCGCGAAAAATTACTGAAATGATTCGTGGAAAAGTGGAGAAGTTCAAACAATACATCCcacttttacaaattatttgtacTCCTGGATTACAGGATCGACATTGGAAGCAAATTAGCAAAGTAGTAAATGTGGATATAGTACCAACGCCCACAAGTTGTCTGTTTGACATGGTAGAACTGGGATTGTTAGTTCATATAAGTAGACTCGAAGAAATATCGTCTGCTGCTATCAAAGAACACGCACTCCAACAAAATTTACGAAGGATGAAGGAAGAATGGGCAGATGTTAAGTTTCAATTCATACTATATCGTGAAACTGGTGTTCATATATTATCCGCTGTAGATGATATTCATCAATTATTGGACGATCATATTTTGAAAGCTCAAACGATGAGAAGTTCTCCCTTTATAAAAGCTTTCGAAGAGGAGATGCAGGCGtgggaaaataaattattgcaaatgcAGGATATCATTGATCAGTGGTTAATGTGTCAAGCAACTTGGATGTATCTAGAACCGATATTTAGCAGCGAAGATATAATGCGTCAAATGCCGACAGAAGCGAAGCATTTTAGAAGGATGGATAAAATTTGGCGCAAGATCATGGCATACGCTGTCGAACATAATCGTGTACTTGATGCTACCGGTATGTTAAATATACTGCAAGAATTAACGTTATGTAACTCATTATTGGAAGAAATACAGAAAGGTTTAAACGAATATCTAGAGAAGAAACGTTTATTCTTCCCaaggtttttctttttgtcaaaTGACGAACTCTTAGAAATACTCTCTGAAACTAAGGATCCACAGAGAGTACAGCCCCACTTGAAAAAGTGTTTTGAAGGTATTAGTAAATTGCGATTTACTaaagacgaagaaattatTGGAATGTTATCAGATGAAGAAGAGTATGTTCCACTAAGTGGAAAGATTTATCCAGCAGATGCAAAAGGCATGGTTGAAAAATGGTTGTGTCAAGTAGAAGAACTTATGAGAGCTTCCCTTCGAGACATTGCCGAGGAAAGTATTATCGCATATTTCAACACTGTTAGAGAAGAATGGATATTTTCTTGGCCTGGTCAAATTGTTATTTGTTGCAGTCAAATACATTGGACTAGCGAAGTTTGCGAATCATTCGAAGATCATTctacgataaattatttacagacATGTAATCATCAAATAGAAAAAACTGTCACTTTAGTAAGAGGTAGATTGGAGCCGGGTGCGAGAATAACAATAAATGCTTTGATTGTGATAGATGTTCATGCTCGAGATGTAGTACGACTGCTCATTGACAAACAAGTGACTAACATTATGGATTTTGATTGGATATCACAACTGAGATATTATTGGTTGGATAATAGTATTTTGGTCACAATAATTACGACCTCTGTAGCATATGCTTTCGAGTACCTTGGAAATACTTCCAGACTTGTAATAACACCATTAACTGATCGATGCTACAGAACTTTAATGAgtgcattaaaattaaatcttgGTGGTTCACCCGAAGGCCCCGCAGGAACTGGTAAAACAGAAACAGCAAAAGATCTTGCAAAAGCTGTCGCTAAACAATGTGTCGTTTTTAATTGTTCGGATGGACTTGACTTTCAAGCAATgggtaaattttttaaagggCTTGCGCAATCTGGAGCATGGGCCTGTTTTGATGAATTTAACAGAATAGATCTAGAAGTTCTCTCGGTGATTGCTCAGCAAATTTTAACCATTCAGATGGCTATAAGTTTACAATTGGAGAAATTTATGTTTGAGGGTACagagattaaattaaatcccACTTACTATGTTATCATAACAATGAATCCTGGTTATGCTGGACGTCAAGAACTTCCtgataatttaaaagttcTTTTCCGTACAGTAGCAATGATGGTACCAGATTACGCTATGATAGGagaaattactttatattcTTTCGGTTTCATAGACGCCAAGAATCTTGCAGAGAAGATAGTTCATACGTATAAATTATGTTCTGAACAATTAAGTTCACAAAATCATTATGATTATGGCATGCGAGCTGTAAAAACCGTGCTTACTGCTGCTGGAAATTTAAAGTTGAAATATCCCATGCAAAATGAATCTGTTTTGATCCTTCAAGCGATCATTGACGTCAATCTTCCGAAATTTTTGGCTCAAGATATTCCTCTATTTAATGGAATATACACAGATCTTTTCCCTGATACCAGTTTACCAGAACCTCATCGCGATGAATTAATAGAGTTAATTAGAATTGTTTTGAAGAAACGAAATCTTCAAGACACGCCTTGGTACATGGAAAAAATAATCCAAATTTATGAGATGTTGTTGGTACGTCATGGTTTGATGATCGTAGGTCGTACATTAAGCGGAAAAACCCAAGCGTATCAAGTTTTGGCCGAAGCTTTGGGTGAGTTAGCTGGTAAAAGACGCGCTACTATGAGagaattttcaacgatttatAAGATTATTAATCCAAAAGCTATTACTTTGGATCAGTTGTATGGTAGTTTTGATCCAGTATCGCACGAATGGAGCGATGGTGTCTTAGCAAACATTTTCAGGGAATTTGCACAAGCTATATCGCCCGAACGGAAGTGGATAGTTTTCGATGGACCTGTTGATGCTATATGGATTGAGAGTATGAATACGGTGCTTGATGATAATAAGAAACTCTGCCTGATGTCTggagaaattatacaaatgtcACATAAAATGAATATGATGTTTGAACCAGCTGATTTGGAACATGCTTCACCAGCTACTGTCAGTAGATGTGGCATGATTTATATGGAACCATCTCAACTTGGTTGGAATGCATTATTTGACTCATACAAAACATACCTTAAAAATAAGTTACTTATCGAACAATATGAGTTAATTATTGAATTGATCGAATGGTTGACAGAGCCAATTCTGTATTTTGTACAACATTATTGTAAAACATTTGTGGAAGCGTCAGATCTTCATATGTTCTTA tCTTTTACAAAACTTTTCACTGCAATGCTGGATGGAGAAACACAAGTTAGCACAGTTTGGCTACAatgtgttttattatttagtatgATTTGGGGAATGTGTTCAACATTAATGAGCGATAGCAGGAAGGCTTTTGAcgtttatttaagaaaattatcacTTGGAAATGTCGAAGAATATCCTAAACCAAAAGCTTTTAAATTGACGAAACAACAGCTTTTTCCTGATAAGGGAACCGTTTACGATTGGATAtacgataaaagaaataatggatgTTGGATACCGTGGATGGACACAACGTtacaa GCGTCTTTATTACCGGATGTAAAATCAAATGGATTAATTATACCAACAACTGAAGTAGTAATTCAGTATTTCTTTATCAGAAATCTTCTACATAGAGCAATACCTATATTATTTGTTGGGCCAACTGGTACCGGCAAATCTGTTATTGTATTAgattatttgcaatttctacctagacaaaaatatatagagaatattataaactttAGTGCTCGTACCACTGCTGCTCAAACCCAAGAGATAGTGATGTCTAAGTTGGATCGTAGAAGAAAAGGTGTATATGGCCCACAAATGGGAAAGAAATGCGTACTATTCGTTGATGATCTAAGTATGCCGCAGGTAGAACAATACGGAGCTCAACCGCCAATTGAACTCATCCGTCAATGGGTGGATCATGGGCACTGGTTTGATTTAAAAGATACGACAATGTTATACTTAGTGGATATGTTTCTAATTTGTGCTATGTTGCCACCCGGAGGCGGTTCCAACATGGTCACACCCAGATTAACTCGACACATGCATATAATTGGTATCGACTTTTTTGAAGAGATGACAATGACCAAAATCTTCTCCTCGATTCTTGATTCACACTTTGCAAAGGGATTTGTATCAGAAATTTCAAGATTAGGAAAAATGATTGTAAATGCAACGATGGATATATTTCTCAACGCGATCAAAACCTTTCTACCAACTCCAGCAAAAAGtcattatacttttaatttgcgTGATTTCAGCCGGGTTATTAAGGGTATACTTTTGGTACCAGCCTCTAGAATGAAGGATCCGGATAAACTAATTAGACTATGGGTTCACGAAGTGTATAGAGTTTTCCATGATAGACTGGTGGATGATAACGATCGAGAAACATTGTTTGAAATGGTTCAGTATACTTGTTACGATCAGTTACGACAACCGCTAGGAAAAGTACTCAACAGACTATTACAAGAAGGAGAAACGATAACAAGTTCTCACATGCGTGACCTCTTCTTTGGTAATTATATAGAACCCGATGCTGAACCGAAAATATATGATGAAGTGATAGATCTTGAAGATTTACAACAAAAAATGGATTATTATTTAACAGAGTACAATATGCTTTCTAAGACACCTATGTCGTTAGTTTTATTCAGATATGCTATTGAACACGTTTCTCGCATTTCACGAATATTGCAACAAGAAAGTGGAAATGCTCTTCTAATAGGAATAGGTGGATCGGGTAGAAGTTCGTGCGCTAAATTGGCAACTAACATGtgcgaatatattatgtatcaGATTGAAATTACTACGACTTACGAATTTTCGGAATGGCGAGAAGACCTAAAAAGGTTGTTATTACGTGTTGGATGCGATGGAAAATCTACTACCTTTATTTTTGGCGATCATCAAATAAAGGATGAATCTTTCGtcgaagatataaatatgGTTTTAAACACTGCCGATGTACCAAATTTATACGATACCGAAGAAAAGGCTgaaattttagataaaatGACGAATATAATGCATAGCATCGGTGGGAGAAAAGTTGAAATTACTCCTATGATTCTTTACAACTTATTCCTTGAGAGGATAATAAAAAACCTTCACTGGATTTTGACAATGTCTCCAATAGGAGATAAGTTTAGAAATCGCTTGCGAATGTTCCCCTCATTGATAAACTGCTGTACTATTGATTGGTATACAGTTTGGCCTGAAGATGCCCTAGAAAAGGTAGCACGAGTATCATTGCAAAATGTTAACATCAGTATGGATTTACGAGAAAAATGTGTTTACATGTCGAAAAAGTTCCATATAAGTATCGCATTGGCTAGtgaagattattataaaacacaAGGCAGAAGATACTACATAACACCGACGAGTTTCTTAGAACTTATCAAATCGTTTTGCAGGCTATATGATcaaaaaatcaaagaaattacCGAGCAACAAATGCGGTACGAAATGGGATTGGAAAGGTTGGATTTCGCAGCAGAACAAATAGCGGTTATGAAACAGGAACTTCAAGCCTTGCAACCTAAATTACTGGCACAATCCGAGTTAAGCAATAAACTTATGGTTAGAATAGAACAGGATACTATTAACATTGAAGCAAGAAAGGAAATTGTAGGTGCAGAAGAAGCTTTAGCAAACGAAGCTGCAGCTGCTGCACAGGCTATAAAAGATGATTGCGAAAGCGATCTAGCTGAAGCTACACCTGCATTAGAAGCTGCTTTAACTGCGCTGGATACCTTGAAACCTGCCGACATTAGTATTGTGCGATCAATGAAAAGTCCACCAGCAGGCGTAAGATTAGTAATGGAAGCTATTTGCGTTTTAAAAGGAATCAAACCTGAAAAAGTTCAAGATCCAGCAACTGGTCGAGTTGTAGAAGATTACTGGCCAGCTTCTATAAGGATATTGGGTGATATGAGATTTCTCGagagtttgaaaaactttGATAAAGACAACATACCACCGGCATACATGAAAATAAttcgtgaaaaatttataaatgacaGAAGTTTTCAACCGGAAGCTATTAAAAAGGTTTCCACGGCATGTGAAGGTCTTTGCAAGTGGGTACGAGCGATTGAAGTTTATGATCGGGTGATTAAAGTCGTTGCTCCAAAACAAGCAATGCTGGCAGAAGCTGAAGCCGCCCTTGCTAAACAAATGGAGGCTTTAAACGCTAAGAGAGCCCTTCTTCAGGAAGTTACTCAGAAGTTACAATCGCTCAATGACGAATTTGCCGAGTGCatgagagagaagaagaagctcGAAGATCAAATTGATTATTGCAAGAAAAAATTAGATAGAGCTGAAAAATTGCTAAGTGGTTTAAGCGGAGAGAAAAATAGATGGCAGGAAACAGCTACTATATTAGGAGCAAGCCTTAATAATGTTATTGGCGACGTTTTATTGTCTTCAGGAGTAGTCGCATATTTTGGAGCCTTCACGATagaatacagaaataaattaatcgcaGAATGGCACAAATCTTGTGTAGAAACAGCAATTCCATGTGGAAGAAAGTTTAATTTGATTGATATTTTAGGTAAACAAGTAGAAATTAGAGCATGGATAATTTTTGGTTTACCGGCAGATAACTTTTCTGTGGAAAATggaataattgtaaaaaacgcTGATCGATGGCCACTTATGATCGACCCGCAAAATCAAGCAAACAAATGGATAAAAAATatggagaaagaaaataatttatcggtTATTAAACTTTCTGATCCAAATTATGTGAAAATAGTGGACACTTGTATACAGCTTGGCACACCTGTtttgttggaaaatattttagaagaaaTAGATGCGATATTAGAACCTGtgcttcttaaaaatatttacaaagaacGTGGTATCTTCTATATAAAGTTTGGTGAAAAcataattgaatataattctgattttcgattttatattaCGACGCGTTTAAGGAATCCACATTATTTACCAGAAGTAGTTGTGAAAgtaacattattaaattttatgattaCACCTCAAGGACTTCAGGATCAGTTACTAGGTATAGTCGTTGCTAAGGAATTACCCGTACTGGAAGAACGCAAGAATCAGTTGATTATAGAAGGtgcaaagaataaaaagatattggaGGAAATAGaggataaaattttagaagTTTTATCTGCCTCGGAGGGCAATATTTTGGAGGATGAAACAgcaattacaatattatcaACTTCGAAAACACTGGCAGAAGACATCGAAGCTAAGCAAGAGGTAGCTGCTAAAACAGCGATAGAAATTGATAATGCTCGTAATGAATATAAACCTGTTTCGAGGCACGGGTCTGTTCTGTTCTTCTGTATCTCCGAATTGGCAAACATTGATCCTATGTACCAGTATTCTTTACCGTGGTTCATTCATCTTTATGAAATGTCAATAGCAAACAGTGAAAGGAGTGAAGATctaaataatcgaataaaaaatttaaatacatattttacagCTAGTATTTATAGAAACGTGTGTCGTTCTTTATTTGAAAAGGATAAATTGATATTCTCTTTTGTTCTGTGTGGTGGTCTTTTACGTGCTGATAAAAAGATAGATGAAGAACTTTGGACATTTTTGTTGGCAGGTGACGTAGCTCTAGATAATCCTTATCCAAATCCTGGCTCTCCTTGGTTAACTGATAAATCTTGGAATGAAATAGTTAGAGCTACAAATTTACCTGAACTTGGAAAGCTACAACAATCTTTTGAAACACAAACGTTATATTGGAAGGCTTATTATGACTCATCTAATCCTCAGGAGGAATCTTTTCCATATCCATTCCAAAATGAGggagaaaatttaaagaagctAATTATACTTAAATGTATAAGACCAGATAAAATTGTGGCTGCTGTGCGaatgtttgttatatttaatatggGACAGTCTTTTGTAGAACCACCACCATTTGATCTTCAAGCATGTTATAGCGATTCTAGTAACGTAACtcctcttatttttattctttctcctGGATCCGATCCAATGGCAGGCTTAATTAGATTTTCAGAAGATTATGGAATAccaaaagaaaatttgatgtCTATATCATTGGGACAAGGTCAAGGTCCAATAGCAGTGAACATGATAGATAGAGGGATAAGAAGAGGAGAGTGGGTAGTACTTCAAAATTGCCATTTGGCAGTATCTTGGATGAAAGAATTAGACAGAATTTgcgatgaaattattataccaGAAAATACGCATCCCAAATTTCGATTATGGTTAACCAGCTATCCATCGAAGGATTTTCCAATCtctattttacaaaatggaGTTAAAATGACTAATGAACCACCAAAAGGATTGAAGAATAATCTACTGAGAAGTTATTTGAATGATCCCATATCAGACACAAAGTTCTTTAAcagttgtaataaaataagtgAATGGAGGAGCCTCCTTTTTGCTCTATGCTTCTTTCATGCTGTTGTTCAAGAAAGACGTAATTTTGGTCCATTAGGCTGGAATATACCATATGAATTTAATGAATCAGATCTCCGCATTAGTATGTTACAACTACAG CtctttttaaatgattatGAGCAAGTACCGTTTGATGCACTTCTCTATTTAACGGGTGAATGTAATTACGGTGGCCGTGTAACTGATGATAAGGATAGACGTTTGCTGGATTCATTATTGAAACAATACTACAATGAGGATGTTATTACCGATCCACA gTATTGCTTTACACCAAGTTGTATATATCGTCTACCAGAAAATACAGATTATCACGGCTGTCTAGAATATATTCGTAATCTGCCAATTATCCAACACCCAGAAGTATTTGGTTTACATGAAAATGCAGATATAACGAAGGATAATCAGGAATCATTGCAGCTACTTAAAGGGACTCTATTAACTCAACCACATATTACTAGTGTGGGAGTTGAAAGAGATATCGACGATGTGGTTTACGGTCTATGCGATgacattttatcaaaattaacgTTGCGatttgatattttagaaatttctaaaaaatatccAGTACTCTATATGAATAGTATGAATACGGTTCTCCGTCAAGAActcattaaatttaataacctCGTTGACACGATTAAAACTACTTTAGTAGATGTACAAAAAGCCATTAAGGGATTGGTTCTAATGTCATCTGAGTTGGAAGAAGTTTTTCTCAGTATGAGTATTGGTACAGTGCCAGTTACTTGGAGTAAAAGATCTTATCCTTCGCTAAAATCACTCGCAAGTTATATTAATGACTTATTAGACAGATTAGCATTTTTCCAAGACTGGATAGATCATGATGCACCAACTGTGTTTTGGATATCTGGCTTCTTCTTTACTCAATCTTTCCTTACGGGTGTCTTGCAAAATTATGcccgtaaaaataaaattccaatcgataaattagattttaaatttgaagTAACTCAATTTGAAACTGATGTAAGAACATCACCACCTTATGGAGTTTACATAAGG gGTCTATATTTAGAAGGAGCAAGATGGAATAGGCAGTTACAAGAAATTGATGAATCTGAACCAAAAATAATGTTTGATCTCCTTCCTGTAATGTGGTTGAAACCTGGTATAAAAGctgaatttattattgaatacgTATATCATTGTCCTGTATACAAAACAAGCGAAAGACGTGGCGTTTTGGCTACTACTGGTCATTCTTCCaactttgtattatatattttattaccaaCACACGTTGACGAATCTCACTGGATTAAAAGAGGAGTCGCTTGCTTGTGTCAACTTGATgattga